The following proteins are co-located in the Camarhynchus parvulus chromosome 17, STF_HiC, whole genome shotgun sequence genome:
- the TMEM268 gene encoding transmembrane protein 268 yields MAQKNQTGGTEKNGSSLLYSKSDLKEGALQWVPEHPQGQVLLVLSMDNTCPSSSFDMDLCADKLQSLGIQVPMDPWRRLIQEAVLSPQVRRYLFYSSRGCQIAMAMVFYISLWTNLYSTLQLWSLGRSWGAGVLVTLVALALTVLVILVIDGHQRKLNVNTDVRLAAVNEIFLKHNIILGITDVLDGPHSILQLCFVHFSPQRCLQALAAHITHLQGTQAGLRHRLNKLCVVMDVAAQPEVGVEEEAPCEESPLLPRGVTLNKDPVTCSELLHLIPEGPPQATAQQLLVIFSACYARLLVTGRLPRASPGGHLGHSSVPCLCQFIQSTLLCC; encoded by the exons ATGGCCCAGAAAAACCAGACTGGTGGAACTGAGAAAAATGGGTCCTCCCTCCTGTACAGCAAGAGTGATCTCAAGGAAGGAGCCCTGCAGTGGGTGCCAG AACACCCCCAAggccaggtgctgctggtgctcagcaTGGACAacacctgccccagctcctccttcgACATGGACCTTTGTGCTGACAAACTGCAGTCCCTTGGCATCCAG GTGCCGATGGATCCATGGAGAAGGCTGATCcaggaggctgtgctgagcccccaAGTGAGGCGGTACCTGTTCtacagctccaggggctgccagaTTGCCATGGCCATG GTATTCTACATCTCTCTCTGGACAAACCTTTACTCCACCCTCCAGCTGTGGTCCCTGGGCCGCTCCTGGGGGGCTGGAgtgctggtgacactggtggCCTTGGCTCTCACTGTCCTGGTGATCCTGGTCATTGATGGACACCAGAGGAAG CTAAACGTGAACACAGATGTGAGGCTGGCAGCTGTCAATGAAATCTTTCTCAAACACAACATAATCCTGGGGATTACAGATGTCCTGGACGGGCCACACAGCATCCTACAA ctgtgctttgtGCACTTCAGCCCCCAGCGCTGCCTCCAGGCCCTGGCAGCCCACATCACTCacctgcaggggacacag GCAGGCTTGAGGCACAGGCTGAACAAGCTCTGTGTGGTCATGGATGTGGCAGCTCAGCCCGAGGtgggggtggaggaggaggctcCATGTGAAGAATCCCCTCTTTTACCCAGAGGGGTGACCCTGAATAAAGATCCTGTGACCTGCAGTGAGCTCCTGCACCTCATCCCCGAGGGCCCACCCCAG GCCAcggcccagcagctcctggtgatCTTCAGCGCGTGCTACGCGCGGCTCCTGGTGACGGGCCGGCTGCCTCGggccagccctgggggacacctgggccaCAGCAGCGTCCCCTGCCTCTGCCAGTTCATCCAGagcaccctgctctgctgctga